The following proteins come from a genomic window of Callospermophilus lateralis isolate mCalLat2 unplaced genomic scaffold, mCalLat2.hap1 Scaffold_82, whole genome shotgun sequence:
- the LOC143641004 gene encoding LOW QUALITY PROTEIN: uncharacterized protein LOC143641004 (The sequence of the model RefSeq protein was modified relative to this genomic sequence to represent the inferred CDS: inserted 1 base in 1 codon) → MLYICAWGGGGTWTPRTAGRVCCDPTLTWALHHRHAFREPCENAADDPEGETRVNCSQVSRGISQIHKELESAASKRHPRQWAQDWVSPAGTEPQACRRQDSPGAQGWLWVVGAAAPAGPWGGGRARRAAHCWPGPGRLSTFPAQGLLGDIQMIPGLYRPGPACSSFPWLAAGEAPWEGPCCPPAEGGRCGHVPPTPVSMRHGREGMSCLYASWLYQIQHGNELSVCFACFKVAFLDLKDMLESEDWEDEDWDSETAELLEAGPEQEGSLGQPGQGGAEPWGPGALLSEPAGSEEVGLDLLFVPTELGPQNAVPLGLGPEDADWTQALPWRFEGLPPCSHWXTPPSLWQNFLGADLPPGEPMVLELGTSPPMEPEEAEAAEAWLLGLQFVSMVGCQDAVYLRRMVPGWALQTPGQHWKLLLDPGEVWLVRLQNPSQQQDLHRWKLSVLERAGPGAELVSADCALQKRGFTIVSYSPCSQREAEEGASASKPRSCPQGQDVSTAKARGEPGCGGSLCPGGAALLPALQAWAPELRGWGPCPGCPPGGPDLQGKVRNVQGLIAAVTC, encoded by the exons ATGCTGTACATCTGTGCGTGGGGAGGAGGCGGCACGTGGACGCCCCGCACTGCTGGCCGGGTCTGCTGTGACCCAACACTGACCTGGGCACTGCACCACAGGCATGCGTTCAGAGAGCCCTGTGAGAACGCTGCAGACGACCCGGAAGGGGAAACTCGCGTCAACTGCAGCCAAGTGTCGCGGGGCATTTCCCAGATCCACAAGGAACTGGAATCGGCGGCTTCCAAACGCCACCCGAGGCAGTGGGCCCAGGACTGGGTGTCCCCCGCAGGGACGGAGCCACAGGCCTGCCGACGCCAGGACAGTCCGGGAGCGCAGGGCTGGCTGTGGGTAGTTGGAGCAGCAGCGCCAGCCGGgccctggggtggggggcgggcgCGCCGAGCTGCACATTGCTGGCCTGGGCCAGGGCGACTCAGCACTTTCCCTGCGCAGGGGCTCCTGGGAGATATACAGATGATCCCCGGCCTTTATAGGCCAGGGCCGGCCTGCTCCTCCTTTCCCTGGCTGGCTGCAGGGGAGGCACCTTG GGAGGGCCCCTGCTGCCCACCTGCAGAAGGTGGGCGGTGTGGCCATGTGCCCCCCACCCCAGTCAGCATGCGCCATGGGAGGGAGGGCATGTCCTGCCTCTACGCATCCTGGCTGTACCAGATACAGCATGGAAACGAGCTGAGCGTCTGCTTTGCCTGCTTCAAGGTTGCCTTCCTGGACCTCAAAGACATGCTGGAGTCCGAAGACTGGGAAGATGAGGACTGGGACTCCGAGACCGCAGAGCTCCTGGAGGCAGGGCCTGAGCAGGAGGGATCCCTGGGGCAGCCTGGGCAGGGGGGCGCCGAGCCCTGGGGCCCTGGGGCCCTGCTGTCAGAACCAGCGGGGTCAGAAGAGGTGGGCCTGGACCTCCTGTTTGTGCCCACCGAGCTGGGGCCCCAGAACGCGGTGCCCCTGGGCCTGGGCCCCGAGGATGCCGACTGGACCCAGGCCCTGCCCTGGAGGTTCGAGGGGCTGCCCCCATGCTCACACT CCACACCCCCTTCTCTGTGGCAGAACTTTCTGGGTGCAGACCTGCCCCCCGGGGAGCCCATGGTGCTGGAGCTGGGTACCAGCCCGCCCATGGAGCCTGAGGAGGCCGAGGCTGCTGAGGCCTGGCTCTTGGGCCTGCAGTTTGTGTCCATGGTGGGCTGCCAGGATGCTGTCTACCTTCGGAGGATGGTTCCGGGCTGGGCCCTGCAGACCCCGGGCCAGCACTGGAAACTGCTGCTGGACCCCGGGGAGGTGTGGTTGGTGAGGCTCCAGAACCCGTCCCAGCAGCAGGACCTGCACCGCTGGAAGCTGAGTGTCCTGGAGAGGGCGGGGCCAGGAGCAGAGCTAGTGTCCGCAGACTGTGCGCTGCAGAAGAGGGGCTTCACCATCGTCTCCTACTCACCCTGCAGCCAGAGGGAGGCGGAGGAGGGGGCCTCGGCCTCAAAGCCACGGTCCTGCCCCCAAGGACAGGACGTCAGCACTGCCAAGGCCCGGGGAGAGCCTGGCTGTGGTGGGAGCCTCTGTCCTGGGGGAGCTGCCCTGCTTCCAGCTCTTCAGGCCTGGGCCCCAGAACTGAGGGGCTGGGGCCCTTGTCCTGGCTGCCCACCTGGGGGGCCAGACCTTCAAGGGAAGGTCAGGAACGTTCAGGGACTTATAGCAGCAGTTACCTGTTGA